In Populus nigra chromosome 1, ddPopNigr1.1, whole genome shotgun sequence, one genomic interval encodes:
- the LOC133669973 gene encoding cinnamoyl-CoA reductase 1-like, with product MPVDTSSLPCQGQTVCVTGAGGFIASWIVKLLLEKGYSVKGTVRNPADPKNSHLRELEGAQERLTLCKADILDYESLKEATQGCDGVFHTACPVTDDPDKVMEPAVNGTKNVIMAAAEAKVRRVVFTSSIGTVYMDPNRSPDVVVDESCWSDLEYCKNTKNWYCYGKTVAEQDAWDVARKKGVDLVVVNPVVVLGPLLQPTVNASILHILKYLTGSAKTYANAVQAYVHVRDVAVAHILVFETPSASGRYICFEKMLHRGEVVEILAKFFPEYPIPTKCSDEKNPRKQNYKLTNQKIKDLGIEFVPVKQCLYETVKSLQEKGILPILKHAEDSMKIQ from the exons ATGCCTGTCGATACTTCATCACTTCCATGCCAAGGCCAAACTGTCTGTGTCACCGGGGCTGGTGGCTTCATTGCTTCATGGATTGTTAAGCTTCTTCTAGAGAAAGGTTACTCTGTTAAAGGAACTGTGAGGAACCCAG CTGATCCCAAGAATTCCCATTTGAGGGAGCTTGAAGGAGCTCAAGAAAGATTAACTTTATGCAAGGCTGATATTCTTGATTATGAGTCTCTTAAAGAGGCTACTCAAGGGTGTGATGGAGTTTTCCATACTGCTTGTCCTGTCACGGACGATCCG GACAAGGTGATGGAGCCAGCAGTGAATGGAACCAAGAATGTGATCATGGCAGCAGCTGAGGCCAAAGTCCGACGAGTGGTTTTCACGTCCTCAATTGGTACTGTGTACATGGACCCCAATAGGAGCCCTGATGTTGTCGTTGATGAATCTTGCTGGAGTGATCTTGAGTATTGCAAGAACACCAAg AATTGGTATTGCTATGGAAAGACCGTGGCAGAGCAGGATGCATGGGATGTGGCTAGGAAGAAAGGAGTTGACCTAGTGGTGGTGAACCCAGTGGTGGTGCTTGGACCATTGTTGCAACCCACTGTCAATGCTAGCATCCTTCACATCCTCAAGTACCTAACCGGCTCAGCCAAGACATATGCTAACGCTGTTCAAGCTTATGTGCATGTTAGGGATGTGGCCGTGGCCCACATTTTAGTCTTCGAGACACCTTCTGCCTCCGGCCGTTACATTTGCTTTGAGAAAATGCTTCACCGTGGAGAGGTGGTGGAAATCCTTGCAAAGTTCTTCCCGGAGTATCCCATCCCCACCAA GTGTTCTGATGAGAAGAacccaagaaaacaaaactacaaGCTCACAAACCAGAAGATCAAGGATCTGGGCATCGAATTCGTCCCAGTAAAACAGTGCTTGTATGAAACTGTTAAGAGCTTGCAGGAAAAGGGTATCCTTCCAATCCTAAAACATGCTGAAGACTCTATGAAAATTCAATAA